One Candidatus Aminicenantes bacterium genomic window carries:
- a CDS encoding ABC transporter ATP-binding protein, whose product MNAIELKGIEKTYIMGVVRVPALRGVDLEIHSGEFVAIMGASGSGKSTLMNILGCLDYPTGGTYTLDGTRVDRMNRRQLADIRNRRIGFVFQGFNLLARTSALENVELPLLYFRGDERLPAREMARKALERVGLGDRLDHEPTQLSGGQQQRVAIARALVNRPALVLADEPTGNLDTTTSNDVMKLFQELNDDGVTIVLVTHEPDIARFAKRIVELRDGQKIRDVLVDDRIQAGNGKSAFSTSREAQS is encoded by the coding sequence ATGAACGCCATCGAACTGAAAGGTATTGAAAAAACGTACATCATGGGGGTTGTGCGCGTTCCCGCCCTGCGCGGGGTGGACCTGGAAATCCATTCCGGAGAATTCGTCGCCATCATGGGGGCTTCCGGTTCGGGAAAATCAACGCTTATGAATATCCTGGGTTGCCTGGACTACCCCACCGGGGGAACCTACACCCTGGACGGCACGCGGGTGGACCGCATGAACCGCCGTCAACTGGCCGACATCCGCAACCGCCGCATCGGCTTCGTGTTCCAGGGATTCAACCTGTTGGCCCGTACCTCCGCCCTCGAAAATGTCGAACTGCCGTTGCTGTATTTCCGTGGAGATGAAAGGTTGCCGGCCCGGGAAATGGCCCGAAAAGCCCTTGAACGCGTCGGCCTGGGCGACCGCCTGGACCATGAGCCGACTCAACTCTCAGGGGGGCAGCAACAGCGTGTGGCCATTGCCCGCGCCCTGGTGAACCGTCCGGCCCTGGTGTTGGCTGACGAGCCCACCGGCAATCTGGATACCACGACTTCAAATGACGTGATGAAGCTTTTCCAGGAACTCAATGATGATGGTGTAACCATAGTGCTGGTTACCCACGAGCCCGATATCGCCCGTTTCGCCAAACGCATCGTGGAGCTCCGGGACGGACAAAAAATTCGGGACGTACTCGTAGATGACCGCATCCAGGCAGGCAACGGCAAGTCGGCATTCAGCACCTCCCGGGAGGCCCAATCATGA
- a CDS encoding FtsX-like permease family protein produces MKFERLIRAAVRSITKNRMRSFLTMLGIIIGVGAVIALVAIGQGASADIESQIDALGTNLIMIRSGSSYRGGVSRGAGSLQTLSMEDVEELRKRAALLDYVSPDITAGVQAIAMEKNWATQIHGVSVNYPFIRNWVIKSGNFFSEQDVRGRRKVAVLGDRVAKEIFGERDPIGARIRINKVPFTVVGTLKEKGDAMMGDQDDLILAPSTTVLYRLSDGKTVRSILASAKENAPMEAVESEIRDILRDTHRLKAADEDDFQIRSQTEILERVTGVTNTMTMLLGAIAAVSLLVGGIGIMNIMLVSVTERTREIGIRMAVGARSSDILVQFLVEAVILSLVGGFIGILVGLGLGVGISRLINTGLIVDPVITVIAVVFSAAVGVFFGFYPARKASLLNPIEALHYE; encoded by the coding sequence ATGAAATTCGAGCGACTCATCCGCGCTGCCGTTCGCAGCATCACCAAGAATCGCATGCGCAGCTTCCTGACCATGCTGGGTATCATCATCGGTGTAGGCGCCGTCATCGCCCTGGTCGCCATCGGCCAGGGCGCTTCGGCGGATATTGAGAGCCAGATCGACGCCCTGGGCACCAACCTGATCATGATCCGTTCGGGATCGTCCTATCGCGGCGGCGTCAGCCGCGGGGCCGGAAGCCTGCAGACCCTCTCCATGGAAGATGTAGAAGAGTTGCGAAAGCGCGCTGCTCTGCTGGACTACGTATCACCGGACATCACCGCCGGCGTCCAGGCCATCGCCATGGAAAAGAACTGGGCCACCCAGATCCACGGCGTATCGGTGAACTATCCGTTTATCCGCAACTGGGTAATTAAAAGCGGCAATTTTTTTTCAGAGCAGGATGTACGCGGGCGGCGCAAGGTTGCCGTTCTGGGTGATAGGGTTGCGAAAGAGATTTTTGGAGAACGCGACCCCATCGGCGCCAGAATCCGCATCAACAAAGTCCCCTTCACGGTGGTCGGAACCCTGAAGGAAAAGGGCGACGCCATGATGGGCGACCAGGATGACCTCATCCTGGCACCTTCCACTACTGTACTCTACCGCCTGTCCGACGGCAAAACAGTTCGCTCAATCCTGGCCAGCGCCAAAGAAAACGCTCCCATGGAAGCAGTGGAATCCGAGATCCGCGACATTCTGCGCGACACCCATCGCCTGAAAGCAGCCGACGAAGATGACTTCCAGATCCGCAGTCAGACGGAGATCCTTGAACGGGTGACAGGTGTCACCAACACCATGACCATGCTGCTGGGAGCCATCGCCGCGGTATCACTGCTGGTCGGCGGAATCGGCATCATGAACATCATGCTGGTGTCGGTGACGGAACGCACCCGCGAAATCGGCATCCGCATGGCGGTTGGGGCCCGCAGCAGTGATATCCTGGTCCAATTCCTGGTGGAGGCGGTCATCCTCAGCCTTGTGGGGGGATTCATCGGCATCCTGGTCGGCCTGGGCCTGGGCGTGGGCATCTCCAGGTTGATCAATACGGGATTAATCGTGGACCCGGTGATCACCGTAATCGCCGTGGTTTTTTCAGCGGCGGTGGGGGTGTTTTTCGGTTTCTATCCCGCCCGCAAGGCATCCCTGCTGAATCCCATCGAAGCGTTGCATTACGAATAA